The Fragaria vesca subsp. vesca linkage group LG2, FraVesHawaii_1.0, whole genome shotgun sequence genome includes a window with the following:
- the LOC101303184 gene encoding probable glycosyltransferase At5g03795-like translates to MGQELFSFCPTEARRLLWIVGMLFALILVLQHLELPYGSHLSSVLSARQVPVENNSSSRARDPSSNVNMVGNESIINRLDDTGTYPSHEIASNNKTSDSVSDSSKGSERTLEIDEDEDESGSLVKQNTTLNENNVKNSETDTAQWGREPENLVKDNSTDITLSKVRTENESSTTDPGGNSNAGFPTTPHAYPPVVVETDARAPIISVDSNVTLAERDQTPSPEKTENSEQLHGGLNETGKDSSVTRVPVVIKVPELSTLDVYTISDMNKLLHHSRTLYHSVIPQWSSSADQEMQDAASQIENAPIIKNDPNLYAPLYRNVSMFKRSYELMENTLKVYVYREGQRPIMHTPVLKGIYASEGWFMKQLEDHKKFVTKDPQKAHLYYLPFSSRMLEERLYVQNSHSRKNLVQYLKDYLDMIASKYPFWNRTGGADHFLVACHDWAPAETKEYMDKCIRSLCNADMKEGFVFGKDVSLPETYVQNARNPLRDLGGNRPSKRTTLAFFAGSLHGYVRPILLQHWENKDPDMKIFGKLPKIKGNKNYVRHMKSSKYCICAKGYEVNSPRVVEAIFYECVPVIISDNFVPPFFEVLKWESFAVFVLEKDIPNLKSILLSIPKKRYLQMQMRVKRVQQHFLWHAKPEKYDIFHMILHSIWYNRLHQIKPR, encoded by the exons ATGGGTCAGGAGCTTTTCTCTTTTTGTCCAACAGAAGCGAGGAGATTGCTGTGGATTGTGGGGATGTTGTTTGCTTTGATTTTGGTTCTCCAGCATCTCGAACTTCCATACGGTAGTCATTTATCATCTGTACTTTCAGCTAGACAGGTTCCAGTGGAGAATAATAGTAGCTCCCGAGCTAGAGACCCATCATCTAATGTTAATATGGTTGGCAATGAGTCGATAATCAATCGTTTGGACGATACTGGTACATATCCATCTCATGAGATAGCTAGCAATAATAAGACTTCTGATTCGGTATCAGACAGCAGTAAAGGCTCAGAAAGAACTTTAGAAATAGATGAGGATGAAGATGAATCTGGAAGTTTGGTAAAGCAAAATACAACATTGAATGAGAACAATGTAAAGAATTCGGAGACTGATACTGCACAGTGGGGTAGAGAACCTGAAAATTTGGTGAAGGATAATAGTACCGATATTACTCTTTCCAAAGTGAGGACTGAGAATGAAAGTAGTACTACAGACCCAGGTGGCAATTCAAATGCCGGTTTTCCAACGACTCCACATGCATACCCACCTGTAGTTGTTGAAACAGATGCCAGAGCTCCCATTATATCTGTCGACTCAAACGTGACTTTAGCGGAGAGAGATCAAACACCCTCTCCTGAAAAAACTGAAAATTCTGAGCAACTACATGGTGGCCTCAACGAAACAGGAAAGGATTCTTCAGTGACCAGAGTCCCTGTAGTGATCAAAGTGCCAGAGCTTTCAACCTTGGACGTGTATACAATATCTGATATGAACAAGCTGTTACATCATAGTCGGACGTTGTACCATTCAGTG ATACCACAATGGTCTTCATCAGCTGACCAAGAGATGCAAGATGCAGCATCACAGATTGAAAATGCACCCATTATAAAGAATGATCCAAATCTTTATGCTCCTCTTTATCGGAATGTTTCCATGTTTAAAAG GAGCTATGAATTAATGGAGAACACTCTTAAAGTATATGTTTATAGGGAAGGACAAAGACCTATAATGCACACACCAGTACTCAAAGGGATATATGCTTCAGAAGGATGGTTCATGAAGCAGCTGGAAGATCACAAAAAATTTGTTACTAAAGATCCTCAGAAAGCGCACCTTTATTACTTGCCTTTTAGCTCTCGGATGTTGGAGGAAAGACTATATGTGCAAAATTCACACAGTCGTAAGAATCTTGTACAGTATTTGAAGGACTACTTGGACATGATTGCAAGCAAATATCCTTTCTGGAATAGAACTGGGGGAGCCGACCATTTTCTTGTTGCTTGCCATGACTGG GCTCCAGCAGAAACAAAGGAATATATGGACAAGTGCATTAGATCCCTCTGTAATGCTGATATGAAGGAAGGTTTTGTATTTGGCAAGGACGTATCTCTTCCTGAAACGTACGTCCAGAATGCTAGGAATCCTCTCAGAGATCTTGGAGGCAACCGTCCTTCCAAGAGGACAACACTTGCTTTCTTTGCTGGGAGCTTGCATGGTTATGTACGGCCGATTCTGTTGCAGCATTGGGAAAACAAAGATCCAGATATGAAAATCTTTGGTAAGTTGCCGAAGATCAAAGGCAACAAGAACTACGTGCGTCATATGAAGAGCAGCAAGTACTGCATTTGCGCAAAGGGTTACGAAGTGAACAGTCCTAGAGTGGTTGAGGCCATTTTCTACGAGTGTGTGCCAGTGATTATATCAGACAATTTTGTTCCTCCGTTTTTCGAAGTTCTGAAGTGGGAGTCATTTGCTGTTTTCGTCTTGGAGAAAGATATCCCGAATTTGAAAAGTATACTACTTTCAATCCCAAAGAAGAGATATCTACAGATGCAGATGAGGGTGAAAAGGGTACAGCAGCACTTTCTGTGGCATGCTAAGCCAGAGAAGTATGACATTTTTCATATGATACTGCACTCTATTTGGTACAATAGACTCCATCAGATAAAACCCAGATGA
- the LOC101302896 gene encoding uncharacterized protein LOC101302896, translating into MATSMKIKTGTQDGSSKGKIGFSVTKNKIGSSSTKPGADSKLKSVQTVTKTEVKSKVTTKRTTTTRVKKVFSLAGQKYDPPEEREPLRIFYESLSKQIPSSEMAEFWMMEHGLLSPERSRKAFEKKQRKQKQIRSGIPIKSPPIRSPPLRSPPLRSPPPKPVSKPPSKPESSQRQQQASKNGDVKAKKRVVAESDDDDDFILSPKRRRG; encoded by the exons ATGGCTACTTCTATGAAGATCAAGACAGGAACGCAGGATGGTTCGTCAAAGGGAAAGATTGGATTTTCTGTCACTAAAAACAAGATTGGGAGCTCATCAACCAAGCCTGGAGCTGATTCCAAGCTGAAATCTGTTCAAACTGTCACAAAAACTGAG GTGAAATCAAAAGTGACCACAAAGAGGACGACTACGACGAGGGTGAAGAAGGTGTTCAGTTTGGCTGGACAGAAATATGATCCTCCTGAAGAG AGAGAACCTTTGAGGATTTTCTACGAGTCATTGTCGAAACAGATACCAAGTAGTGAAATGGCTGAATTCTG GATGATGGAGCATGGTTTATTGTCCCCTGAAAGATCCAGAAAAGCTTTTGAGAAGAAGCAGAGAAAGCAAAAGCAAATCAGGTCAGGAATTCCTATCAAGTCTCCTCCAATTAGGTCTCCCCCACTTAGGTCTCCCCCACTTAGGTCTCCTCCACCAAAACCAGTTTCAAAACCACCGAGCAAACCAGAGAGTTCACAGAGGCAACAGCAGGCATCTAAGAATGGTGATGTAAAAGCCAAGAAGAGAGTTGTTGCTGAAAGTGACGATGACGACGACTTCATTTTAAGTCCCAAAAGAAGGAGAGGGTAA
- the LOC101303476 gene encoding exosome complex exonuclease RRP46 homolog has translation MEIDRLDGRTPNQLRPLACTRNVLNRAHGSASWCQGDTKVLAAVYGPKAGTKRNENPEKACIEVIWKPKTGQSGKAEREYEMILKRTLQSICILTLNPNTTTSVIIQVVNDDGALLPCAINAACAALVDAGIPLKHLSVAICCCLAESGYVILDPSKLEEQKMKAFVYLVFPNSVLSNLPEGQLKVQGEPMEHGIITSVTQGAMPVEDYLHCLERGRAATAKMSAFLRKSLQPKLPID, from the exons ATGGAAATTGACAGACTAGATGGTCGCACACCGAACCAGCTGAGACCACTGGCCTGTACTCGCAACGTTCTCAACCGAGCTCATGGCTCTGCCAGTTGGTGTCAAG GGGATACCAAAGTTCTTGCTGCAGTTTATGGACCCAAAGCAGGGACAAAGAGGAATGAAAACCCTGAAAAGGCTTGCATTGAGGTTATTTGGAAGCCTAAAACAGGCCAGAGTG GAAAAGCAGAAAGGGAGTATGAGATGATATTGAAAAGGACCTTGCAAAGCATTTGTATACTGACTCTCAATCCAAACACTACGACCTCAGTTATTATTCAG GTTGTCAACGATGATGGTGCT CTTTTGCCATGTGCGATAAATGCAGCATGTGCTGCCCTTGTTGATGCTGGGATTCCTCTAAAGCATCTTTCTG TTGCAATATGTTGTTGCTTGGCGGAGAGTGGATATGTCATATTGGACCCCAGCAAGCTAGAAGAGCAG AAAATGAAGGCATTTGTATATTTGGTCTTCCCAAACTCAGTTCTCTCAAACCTTCCAGAAGGACAATTGAAGGTGCAAGGCGAACCAATGGAACATGGTATCATAACCTCTGTAACCCAGGGTGCAATGCCAG TTGAGGACTATCTCCACTGTTTGGAACGAGGGCGTGCAGCTACTGCAAAGATGTCTGCTTTTCTAAGAAAGAGCCTGCAACCAAAGCTCCCAATTGATTAA
- the LOC101302042 gene encoding carotenoid 9,10(9',10')-cleavage dioxygenase 1-like produces the protein MATSCSSSMTMAFQVSCSVKNKKPSVVLDNIEYFKTTLSSAISKQPLLRRLMQQGPMHIDVSKLFQNASAKLLDTFVDSVFEFIDQPLLPSQKNFAPVDELEGEGVVIKSIIGRIPDDFTEGVYIRNGPNPLFGGLKSTKSVFGRSSHIWIEGEGMLHALYFMKNDVVSSDGCRWTVRYNNRHVETETYKLEKQRNKPSFLPAIGGDSPAILSAYLLNLLRFGKVNKYLSNTNVFEHSGKFYSVAENHIPQEIDILTLETLGNWDVSGAWNRPFISHPKRAPGTGELVMMGVDAVEPFWEVGVVSADGKELIHKADLKLNRCSICHEIGVTERYNVIMDIALTINIKRLVGGGPLVKYNEEEYARIGVMPRYGDASSVRWFKVEPNCTFHIINSFEAGEEVVVWGCKALDSVIGPSNECSSDNEGTSTAEDASKLYSHAYEWRLNMESGEVRERYLTGKNISMDFPMINGSFTGLKNGFGYAQVVDSVASSTSGSLKYSGIAKLHFEEPAEREGGLENEEIKVERHMFEENTFCSGAAFVPKQSDSSRAGTSFEEVEEDDGWVITFVHNEDTNISQVYVIDTKEFCSEPVAKIALPCRVPYGFHGAFMPTSTNT, from the exons ATGGCGACTTCATGTTCATCAAGTATGACTATGGCGTTTCAAGTGAGTTGCTCTGTTAAGAACAAGAAGCCCTCAGTTGTCCTAGACAATATCGAGTACTTCAAGACCACACTCTCCTCGGCCATCTCG AAGCAGCCGTTATTGAGAAGATTAATGCAACAAGGTCCCATGCATATAGATGTCTCAAAACTCTTCCAGAACGCTTCTGCAAAATTGTTGGACACCTTTGTGGATTCGGTGTTTGAATTCATTGATCAACCATTGCTTCCATCTCAG AAAAACTTCGCCCCAGTTGATGAATTGGAAGGAGAAGGAGTTGTGATAAAGAGCATCATCGGGAGAATTCCAGATGACTTTACAGAGGGAGTCTACATAAGAAATG GACCAAACCCTTTATTTGGAGGATTGAAATCGACGAAATCGGTGTTTGGAAGGTCAAGTCACATATGGATAGAAGGAGAAGGCATGCTTCATGCTCTGTATTTTATGAAGAACGACGTAGTCAGCAGTGATGGTTGCAGATGGACGGTCCGGTACAACAACAGACATGTCGAAACCGAAACTTACAAGCTTGAAAAACAAAGAAACAAGCCTTCTTTTCTCCCGGCCATTGGTGGCGACTCGCCGGCCATTTTGTCTGCTTATCTACTCAATTTG TTGAGGTTTGGAAAAGTGAACAAGTACTTGAGCAACACCAATGTGTTTGAGCATTCGGGGAAGTTCTACTCGGTTGCAGAGAATCACATACCACAAGAGATTGATATCCTTACACTAGAAACGTTAGGCAATTGGGATGTCTCTGGAGCTTGGAACAGACCTTTTATCAGCCACCCGAAG AGAGCTCCAGGCACAGGGGAGCTGGTCATGATGGGAGTGGACGCGGTTGAACCTTTTTGGGAAGTAGGAGTAGTTTCTG CTGATGGCAAAGAGTTAATCCACAAGGCGGATCTCAAACTCAATAGGTGCAGCATTTGCCATGAAATAGGAGTTACAGAAAG GTACAATGTGATCATGGATATTGCGCTAACTATAAACATAAAGAGACTCGTAGGAGGAGGCCC ATTGGTAAAGTATAATGAGGAAGAATATGCAAGAATTGGTGTAATGCCTCGCTATGGAGACGCAAGTTCAGTCCGGTGGTTTAAAGTTGAACCCAACTGCACATTTCACATCATCAATAGTTTTGAAGCTGGTGAAGAG GTTGTAGTGTGGGGTTGTAAAGCTCTTGACTCAGTTATAGGTCCAAGTAATGAATGTAGTAGTGATAATGAGGGCACCTCAACGGCAGAGGATGCTAGTAAATTATACTCTCATGCTTATGAATGGAGATTAAACATGGAGAGTGGAGAAGTAAGGGAGAGATATCTCACTGGCAAAAACATTTCTATGGATTTTCCAATGATCAATGGAAGCTTTACCGGCCTTAAAAACGGATTCGGGTATGCTCAAGTTGTCGATTCAGTTGCGAGCTCGACTTCGG GGTCGCTCAAGTATAGTGGTATAGCTAAGCTACATTTTGAAGAGCCTGCTGAG AGAGAAGGGGGATTAGAAAATGAGGAAATAAAGGTAGAAAGACATATGTTTGAGGAGAACACCTTTTGTAGCGGAGCTGCATTTGTCCCAAAGCAAAGTGATAGTAGTAGGGCTGGTACTAGTTTTGAAGAAGTAGAAGAAGATGATGGATGGGTTATTACTTTTGTTCACAATGAAGATACCAATATATCTCAA GTTTATGTTATTGACACCAAGGAGTTTTGCAGTGAACCTGTTGCCAAAATTGCGTTACCCTGCAGAGTTCCATATGGATTTCATGGAGCTTTCATGCCAACTTCAACGAACACCTAA
- the LOC101302331 gene encoding carotenoid 9,10(9',10')-cleavage dioxygenase 1-like, translating to MQPFFKEFQRLLPRKVDVSKTIKNTSGKMLDAVVDSLFQFVDIPSLPSQKNFLPVEEIGELVEVTCTSGEIPADFAEGVFIRNGSNPLFGGLKSAVSIFGESHHTWVEGEGMLHALYFKRDDDRGSWVISYKNRYLETETFKIETKLNKPGFLPALAGDAPAIIAAFLLNSLRFGAVNKHMSNTNVFEHSGKVYTIAENYVPQEVDISTLETVCNWDVNGTWDRPFTSHPKKAPSSGELVVMGTDARKPYYVLGVISADGNKVHQVDLNLKRSVLSHDIGVTPQYNVIIDHPLIVDVKRLVMGGQLMKYVKEEYARIGVMPRYGDAESVKWFEVQTNCTFHILNCFEDDDQVIVRGCRALTSFLPGADGSRNPYEWFSKGFNFAGDHHDSAEVGYLFVHLYEWRLNMLSGEVEERKLTGSEYSLDFPFINEQFTGLKHKYGYTQVIDSRASSLCGMAKYGSLAKIYLEESNSTKFVEGRGGNLFPKVEYHKFEDNNFCSGSVFVPRNGGIKEDDGWIITFVHNEGTDVTQVHIIDAQDFEGETIAKLTMPQRVPYGFHGTFVSTPACQS from the exons ATGCAGCCTTTCTTCAAAGAGTTCCAGCGATTGCTTCCGAGGAAGGTGGATGTCTCAAAAACCATTAAAAACACTTCGGGGAAAATGTTGGATGCAGTTGTGGATTCTCTGTTCCAATTTGTTGATATACCGTCACTCCCATCTCAG AAAAACTTTTTACCAGTTGAAGAGATTGGAGAACTTGTTGAGGTTACCTGCACTTCAGGAGAAATTCCTGCTGATTTTGCTGAGGGTGTTTTCATCAGAAATG GTAGTAATCCTTTGTTTGGAGGTCTGAAATCAGCAGTGTCGATCTTCGGAGAATCACACCATACTTGGGTAGAGGGAGAAGGAATGCTCCATGCTCTATACTTCAAAAGAGACGATGACCGTGGTAGCTGGGTCATCTCGTATAAGAATAGATATCTTGAGACTGAGACTTTTAAGATAGAAACTAAACTAAATAAACCAGGCTTCTTACCGGCCCTAGCAGGAGATGCTCCGGCAATCATTGCAGCATTTCTCCTAAATTCG TTGAGATTTGGGGCAGTCAATAAACACATGAGCAACACCAATGTTTTTGAGCATTCAGGGAAGGTTTACACTATTGCAGAGAACTATGTGCCTCAGGAGGTGGACATTTCCACCTTGGAAACCGTTTGTAATTGGGATGTCAATGGAACTTGGGATCGACCATTCACAAGTCATCCAAAG AAAGCTCCTAGCTCCGGAGAGTTAGTCGTGATGGGGACAGATGCACGGAAACCTTACTATGTTTTGGGGGTCATCTCTG CTGATGGAAACAAAGTGCACCAGGTCGATCTCAACTTGAAAAGAAGTGTGCTCAGTCATGACATAGGAGTCACTCCACA GTACAATGTAATCATTGATCATCCTCTCATTGTAGATGTAAAGAGACTCGTCATGGGAGGCCA ATTAATGAAGTATGTAAAGGAAGAGTACGCGAGAATTGGGGTCATGCCTCGTTATGGTGATGCAGAGTCTGTCAAATGGTTTGAGGTGCAGACCAATTGCACATTTCACATTCTCAATTGCTTTGAGGATGATGATCAG GTTATAGTGAGGGGATGTAGGGCTCTCACATCCTTTCTACCAGGTGCTGACGGCAGCCGAAACCCTTATGAATGGTTCTCCAAAGGGTTCAACTTCGCTGGTGATCATCATGATTCTGCAGAGGTTGGATATCTGTTTGTGCATCTATATGAATGGAGATTGAACATGTTATCTGGAGAAGTTGAGGAGAGGAAGTTAACCGGGTCTGAATACTCCTTGGATTTCCCTTTCATCAATGAACAATTTACTGGATTAAAACACAAGTATGGATATACTCAGGTCATTGATTCCAGGGCAAGCTCTTTGTGTG GGATGGCCAAATATGGATCTCTTGCCAAAATATATCTGGAGGAATCGAATTCTACAAAGTTTGTG GAGGGAAGGGGTGGGAACTTGTTTCCAAAGGTGGAATATCATAAGTTTGAGGACAACAACTTTTGCAGTGGTAGTGTTTTTGTCCCAAGAAATGGAGGCATCAAGGAAGATGATGGCTGGATTATCACTTTTGTTCACAATGAAGGAACTGATGTGACCCAA GTTCATATCATTGATGCACAAGATTTTGAAGGTGAAACGATTGCGAAACTTACAATGCCACAACGGGTGCCCTATGGTTTTCATGGAACCTTTGTGTCTACGCCGGCTTGTCAATCTTAG